The Allocoprobacillus halotolerans nucleotide sequence TCATAGATAATCCATAAACCAAATGTCTGGCATTAATCAACAATGTCATAATCACTGTATTCATCAATGTCGCTCCTGATGTTAATAAATTAATCGCTACAAATTGCATACTTCCTGCATAAATAAAAACTGACATCGCTAATGCATATACAAATGAATAGCCTTTACTTTCCAATAACATCCCAAATGCCATACCTAATACAACATATCCCATCATGACTGGCACTGAAGCAATCAAGGCTTCTTGCATTATCTTTTTCATCATTTCACCCCTCAAAATCATTGTTATGTCTTATTTTAGCACTATCTTTGTTATTTTTCATAAATAATCTTCTTAAAATAAAAACTCTTTAGTACAATCATATTTATACATAATTTTTAATATCTACTTGCATTATTCTATCAAAATGCTAATGGGACGACCGATTTCCTTTATGGAATACAACAAGAACATATGATATTCAAAATCTTGAATCCAATGAAAATATGACATACCCACGTGATGGTGATTTGGTTTTGACAAGGCAATTACTAATGCCATAATGAATCTATCTTCTAAAGAATATTTCTCTCATCTGTTTTCTACTTCAATAACCTATTCATGAGTGACATTTATTAACCTGCTCAAATCTCACTTTCATCAACAATTATAACAATCATCTCTATTTAACTTTGTTCCTTTACGCTCCTAGCAATTCCAATCATATACTATATACATGATATTTACACATTTCAAATAGATAAATATATATAAGCCTCCTTATATCAATGAGTATTATATTTATTATCATAAGATTCGTCATAAAAAATATATATCGTTTAAATTTATGAACAAAAAAGAGCCCTGGATTTAGGCTCTTTCTAGAATACATATTTTAAAGGGAGTTTTATGAATTCTATTATCTTTACACCTATAATATACTTTGTCAATATGAACGATATATGAACATTTTTAAAATTATTCATTTTTGTGAATCATTTTTAATTCTTTAAGACATTGTTCATAATAATCTTGATTGTGTTCTGGATAAATAGGATGATGAATAGTCATTTTATCAATAAAGGTCATAGATGAAACCTCATATCCAATTTCCATTCCTCGATAACATGCATCTTTCCAAAGTGGATTGACAAAAAATTGATATTTTTCAAGTGCTTTAATAATCAATAAATGAAATGCATAAAGATATTGATATGGATGACAATAAATATATTTTTGATAATCCTTTTGTTTGTTCCACTTTGAACCTCTTATTTTACAAATTTCATAATGTTGTTTTAATAATTGTTCCTGAGATAAAT carries:
- a CDS encoding pyrimidine dimer DNA glycosylase/endonuclease V, yielding MHLYHQDLIPYLSQEQLLKQHYEICKIRGSKWNKQKDYQKYIYCHPYQYLYAFHLLIIKALEKYQFFVNPLWKDACYRGMEIGYEVSSMTFIDKMTIHHPIYPEHNQDYYEQCLKELKMIHKNE